GTCGCCCATCGCACTGACGGCCACCACGACGTCGTGCCCGGCACGGCGCGCGTCCACGATGCGCTTCGCCACGCGCTTGATGCTCTCGGCGTCCGCGACCGACGATCCGCCGTACTTCTGGACGATCAGCGCCACGTTCGAACTCCCGGGAAGGCGAGCGCGATCGGATGCCGCACCCATCGGATCATCTTACGGATGTGGTGATGCCGACTCGGCCATGTGTCGCTTCGCTAGAGTGCACGCATGAGCGAGCTTCTTGCCGAGTGGAAGGACTTCAACGTCGCCATCGTGGGTGCAACGGCGGCGCTCGGCGGCCTCGTGATCGTCGCGGCGAGCGTCAACATCGGCGACATCGTCAAGTCCCGCTCGTTGACGGCACGGCTCGGATCGGGCATCGTCATGCTCGTCGCGGCGCTGTGCGTCTCAGCGGTCGCTCTGATGCCGTCGGTCGACGAGGCCTGGTACGGCTGGCTCGTCCTCGCGATCGCCGTCGGGGCGGTCGTGTTCCAGATCGGGATCAGCCGCGCCATCGCCTCGGATCGCGACCCTCGCAGTCGTGCGACCGCCGCCAAGGCTCTCGTGGGCTTCCTGCCCGCCGTCGCCTACCTGGCGGCGGGCGTTCTCGCCGTCGCCGGGGTGCCCGGCGCGCTGTATGCGGCCGCAGCGGGAGCGATTCTCGCGATCGTCGCCGCGCTCGTCGTCTCGTGGGTCGCACTGGTCGAAGTCCTGCGCTGACCCGACGCGCGCGAGCGATCAGCCGGGAGCGACCGGTGGAAGCTCGGCGTCTTTCTCGCGCTCCGGATCGGATGCGGACGGGGCGAGCAGATCGGGTTCACGCGCGCGGAGCGTGCCGCCGGTGGCGGCGAGCCAGCAGCCGAGGATCACGAGCGGGAACCCGACCAGCAGCCCGAGGGTGAGCGACTCGCCGAGGATGATCGTGCCGAGGACGATCGCGACCACGGGATTGACGTAGGTGAACAGCGGGGCCCGGACCGGACCGACCCGCTTGATGAGCGCGAAGAACACGATGAAGGCGACCGCGGTGCACACGACGCCGAGCAGCACGAGCGCGACCGTGCTGTCGACGGTGGGCACCTCGTGCTGCGTGAGCAGGCCGATCGGCAGATAGAAGATGCCGACGGCGAAGAGCGAGAGGGTGATCGTGCCGAGCGCGGGGACGTCTGTGAGCTTGTGCGCGACGATGAACGGCGCGATCGCGTAGCAGACGGCGACGAGCAGCACCTCGCCCACCGCCAGGAGACCGCCGCCGCCCTCGATCGCGAGTCCCGGCCCCGCGACGATGACCGCGACGCCGGCGAAGCCGACCACGAGCCCGATCGCGCGGGCGGGCTTCAGCACGGAGCGATCGCCGCCGGTGAACGCGATCAGCGCGGCGAAGAGGGGAACGGTGGCGACGAGGAGCCCGGTGAGACCGGACGGCAGCGTCTGCTCGGCATGCCCCAGCAGCAGGAAGGGCCCGGCCATCTCGATGGCGCCGAACGCCAGCACCCACCCGATCTTCGAGAACGCCGGCCTGAGCGACTTCTGCCGCAGCGCGAAGGGCAGGAGAAGGATGGCGCCGATGAGCGTGCGGCCGGCGACTACCGCAGCGGGCGAGTAGGAGTCGACCGCGACCTTGATGAAGAGATACGGGATGCCCCAGACCAGCGCCATGATCGCGAACAGAACCCACGCCCGGCCGTCGAACCTCTGCACGGTGCTGTTCACTTCTCGGGGCCGTTCACTTCTCGGGGCCGTTCACTTCTCGGGGCCGTTCACGTCGACTCTTCCACCTGTCCAGGATCGTGGGTGGCGTCGCGCTGAGCGACGCACACGACTGCCAATGTACGGCGGACATCAGACACCCCACGTGATCGGTGACGCCCCCGGAGCGTGCACCGACCTCAGACCGAGCGCCGGCCCTCGAAGGCGCGACCGAGCGTGACCTCGTCGGCGTACTCGAGATCGCCTCCGACCGGGAGTCCGGATGCGAGGCGCGTGACCGCGATCTCGAGCGTGTGGAGAAGCCGGCTGAGATAGGTCGCCGTCGCCTCGCCCTCGAGATTCGGGTTGGTCGCGAGGATCACCTCCTGGACGGTGCCGTCCGCGAGGCGCTGCATCAGCTGCGTGATGCGCAGGTCGTCGGGTCCGATGCCGGCGATGGGACTGATCGCGCCGCCGAGCACGTGGTAGAGCCCGCGGAACTCGCGCGTGCGTTCGATCGCCGCGACATCCTTCGCATCCTCGACCACGCAGATGAGGCTCGGATTTCGGCGCGGATCCCGGCAGATCGAGCAGCGGTCCTGCTCCGAGACGTTCCCGCACACCTCGCAGAAGCGCACCTTGTCGCGCACGTCGGCGAGGAGTTCGGCGAGGTGGGAGACGTCGAAGTTGGGCGTCTGCAGGATGTGGAAAGTGATGCGCTGCGCGGACTTCGGACCGATGCCCGGAAGCCGCCCGAACTCGTCGATCAGGTCTTGAACGATGCCGTCGTACATGGACTAGTTGAACCTCGTCGGCGGTTCGTAGGGCTCTTCCCGCACGAATGTGGCGCCGAGCACCTGGCGCACGACCGCCTCGCCGTAACGCTGCACGCCGTCGTTGCGCATCGACGCCACCGGAGGCAGCGGCGGCGCGACCACGGGTGGCACCGGGGCATCGGCAGCGGCATCCGCCGTGTCGTCATCGTCGTCGTCGACGGGCTCGATCGAAGGCTCGACGTCGGCCGCGCGCAGCACGTCGCCCTCGCGGGTCGGCGCGAGCGTCGCGACGCGCGCTCGCGCGGCGTCTTCGGGCTCATCGTCGACGGCGAACTGCCCGAGCGAGAGCCCGGCCGGACCGGGATCGAGCGGCGGCGCGTCGGCATCGGTCGGAATCGGCGCGACCGCCCACTCGGTCACCGGCGCGGCAGCGGCCGGCGCGGACGCGCGGGTCGGGGCCGGACGAGCGGATGCCGACGGTGGTGCCGACGGAGCGGGGGCGCTGGGCGGCCCCGCCGGGCCGTCGTGCTTCGCGAGATACTTCACGCGGATGCCGAGCACGGCTACGATCGCCTGTCGGAGGTCTTCGCTCGGACCGCCGCCGGCCGCGCGCTGCTTGAACTTGGCGACGTCGGCCTGGCTCGCGAAAGACAGCGTGAGCACGTCGTCGTCGAGACCGGTGACCTCGGCGTTCGAGGCGAGAAGCCACGACGTGCGACTGATGTCTTCGAGCTTCGCGAGCACCTCGGGCCACGCATCGCGCATGCGCTGTGCCGTGACAGGGCCGGACGGCTCGGATGCTGCGACGACTGGTGCGGGCTCGGGCTCGGTGGCGACGGGCTCGGGCTCGCGCTGCGCGGACACGGGCTCCGGCGCAGGCGGCGTGACCGGCTCGGGCGTGGGCACCTCGACGGCGGCCGGTGCGGCAGAGGCGGGTGCAGCCGCGGCAGCCGGGGCAGCCGGTCGGGAGGCAGCCGGCGCCGGTCCGCGTTCGACCACGGCGGCGGCGCGCTCGACCGGCGCGGCGGCGCGCTCGACCGGCGCGGCCGGGGACGCGGCATCCGCTCCCCTCGCCATCACACGGGCGACCATCAGCTCGAGCTGAAGGCGGGGCGAGGTGGCGCCGGTCATGTCATCGAGCGTCGCGATCACGAGGTCGGCGATGACGGACAGGCGCGCTGTGCCGAACGCGTCGGCTTGACGCTGCATGCGCATGAGGTCTTCGGCCGAGACGCCGCGCAGCACGGCCGCCGCGCCCTGCCCGGTCGCCGACACGACGATGAGGTCGCGCAGTCGCTCGAGGAGGTCGTCGACGAAGCGGCGGGGGTCCTGCCCGGTCTGCACGACCCGATCGATCGCCGTGAAGGCCGCAGAGGCGTCGCGTGCGGCGAACGCGTCGACCACCTCGTCGAGCAGCTCGGCATGCGTGTAGCCCAGGAGCGCGACCGCGCGCTCGTAGCGCACTCTGCCCTCTTCGGACCCTGCGATGAGCTGGTCGAGCAGCGAGAGGGTGTCTCGCGGCGAGCCGCCGCCGGCACGCACGACGAGGGGGAGCACTCCGGCCTCGACCTCGACGCCCTCCTGCTCGCACAGCGACTGCACGTACTCGAGCATGGCCGCGGGCGGCACCAGCCGGAACGGGTAGTGGTGCGTGCGGGAGCGGATCGTGCCGATGACCTTCTCGGGCTCGGTGGTGGCGAAGATGAACTTCACATGGTCGGGAGGCTCTTCGACCAGCTTGAGCAGGGCGTTGAAGCCCTGCGGCGTGACCATGTGCGCCTCGTCGAGGATGAAGATCTTGAAGCGGTCGCGCGCCGGGGCGAACACCGCCCGCTCACGCAGATCGCGTGCGTCGTCGACGCCGTTGTGACTCGCCGCGTCGATCTCGACGACGTCGAGCGAGCCCCCACCCCCGCGCCCGAGCTCGACGCAGCTGTCACACGTGCCGCAGGGAGTGTCTGTCGGCCCTTGCGCGCAGTTGAGGCAGCGCGCGAGGATGCGCGCCGAAGTCGTCTTGCCGCAACCGCGCGGGCCCGAGAACAGATACGCATGGCCGACGCGGTCGCCGCGCAGAGCCGTCATGAGCGGTTCGGTGACCTGCGACTGGCCGATCATCTCGCCGAACGACTCGGGCCGGTAGCGGCGGTAGAGGGCGGTGGTCACCCCCACAGCCTACGGCGAACGACCGACATCCGACCCCTGCTCACAGTGCGTCCGCACCGTGTTCGAGGTCCGCCACCCCGACGATGATCGGAATCGACGAGGTGACCGTGGGCACCGAGGCCGACAGGTACGAGCCGTCCTCCCGCTGCACGTCGGTCAGCTGCCTCAGGGTCGGCCGTCCGGCGATGACGGGGCCCTGGCCGCGGAGGGGCACCACGACCTCTTCTCCGGCGCCGACGACGTAGCCGGTGCCGCGGACGCTGAAGCCGACCGGGTCGCCGTCGGATGCTGCGACGCGCAGCTCCTCGCGGGTGATGGTGATCTGCAGGCGGGTGCCGTGCCAGTGCAGCACGAAGCCGAGCTCGGGCCAGTCGGCGGGCAGGCGCGGGTCGAACGAGAGCTCGCCGAAGTGGTCGCGCATGCCGCCGAAGCCCGATACGAGCGCGGTCCACACGCCGCCGGCGGAGGCCACATGGACGCCGTCCGAGGCGTTGTGGTGCAGGTCGGCGAGGTCGACGAAGATCGACTGGCGGAAGTACTCCAGCGCGAGGTCCTGATAGCCGACCTCGGCGGCGAGGATCGACTGCACGACCGCCGACAGCGTCGAGTCGCCGGTGGTCAGCGGGTCGTAGTACTCGAAGTCGGCCAGCTTGTCCTCGTCGGAGAAGTGGTTGCCCTGCAGGAAGAGCGCGAGCACCACATCGGCCTGCTTGAGCACCTGGTACCGGTAGATCACCAGCGGGTGGAAGTGCAGCAGCAGCGGATGCTTGTCGGCAGGGGTGTTCTCGAGGTCCCAGATCTCGCGCTCGAGGAACACGTGGTCCTGCGGGTGGATGCCCAGCGCCGAGCTGAACGGGATGTGCATCGCCTCGGCGGCGCGCTCCCAGCCCTCCGGCTCCGCCGGGTCCAGGCCGAGCCGGTCGACCATCTTGCGGTAGTCCTCGCCGTCGAGCTCCGCCATCTCGCGCACCGTGCGTGCGGCGAAGCGGAGGTTGAACCGCGCCATCACGTTGGTGAACAGGTTGTCGTTGACGACGGTGGTGTACTCGTCGGGACCGGTCACGCCGTGGATGTGGAAGGTCTCCTCCCCCGCCCCGTCGACCTGTCGCCAGAACCCGAGAGTCGCCCACAGCCTCGCGGTCTCGACCGCGATGTCCACGCCCTCGCGGTGGAGGAACTCGACGTCGCCGGTCGAGCGCACGTACTTCGCCAGCGCGAAGCTGACGTCGGCGTTGATGTGGTACTGCGCGGTGCCTGCGGCGTAGTACGCGGATGCCTCTTCCCCGTTGATCGTCCGCCACGGGAACAGCGCACCGTGCTCGTTGAGCTGGTACGCGCGCTTGCGGGCCGCCGGCAGCATCAGATACCGCATCCGCAGCGCGTTGCGGGCCCACAGCGGGGTCGTGTACGCGAGGAACGGGAGCACGTAGATCTCGGTGTCCCAGAAGTAGTGGCCGCTGTAGCCCGAGCCGGTCATGCCCTTCGCGGGAACACCCTGGCCGTCGGCGCGCGCCGACGCCTGCGCGAGCTGGAAGAGGCACCACCGCGTCGCCTGCTGCAGATCGTCGTGGCCGCCGATGCGCACGTCCGAGCGCTCCCAGAAGCCGTCGAGCCATGCCCGCTGCGCGGCGAAGAGCGCCGGCACGCCGAGTCCGCGGGCGCGGTCCAGCGCGCGGCGGCCGCGGTCGACGATCTCGCGGGCCGGTACGCCGCGCGACGTGTGGTAGCTGACGATCTTCGTGACGCGGGTCGGAACGCCCGCCTTCGCCTGCACGCGGAAGACGTTCTTCGCGATGTCCTGCTCGCAGAGGTACCGCGAGTCGTACTCGTTGTCGGTCTCGATGGCGTGGTCGGCCACCACGGCGATCGTCATGCCGGACTCGGCCGCGCGGTACGACAGGGCCGACCGGTCGCCGTCCTGCCAGTACTCCTGCGGCTCGAGCACGCGCTCGTGGAGCTTCTCGGTCTTGCGCGGGTCGAATCCCGCCCGCTTCGGGCTGGCGGGCATTCCCCCGTAGACGTCCTCGCCATCCTGGCGGTTGAGCATCTGGCAGTTGATCGTGACCGGGGCGTCGGCGTTGAGGACCGTGACGTCGACCGTCATGACCGCGAGGTGCTTCTCTTCGAACGACACCATGCGCTCGAAGTCGATCCGCACGTCCTTGCCCGACGGCGTCACCCACAGGATGTGGCGGCGCAGCACGCCGTCGCGCATGTCGAGGACCCGCTCGTACTCGCGCACGTCCGCGAGGTCGAGCGAGAGCGGCTCGTCGTCGACGTAGACCCGCATCACCTTCGCGTCGGGCGCGTTGATGATCGTCTGACCGACCTCGGCGAACCCGTACGCCTGCTCGGCGTGACGGATCGGGAACGTCTCGTGGAACCCGTTGACGAAGGTGCCGTGCTCCTGCGCGTGACGGCCCTCGGGATGATTGCCCCGCATTCCGAGGTAGCCGTTGCCCACGGCGAACAGCGTCTCGGTGACGCCGACATCCTCGAGATCGAACTCGGTCTCGACCAGACGCCACGGGTCGACGGGGAAGCGATCGCGATCGATCATGCGGTGGGCTCCTCGGAGGTTTCGGTGGGTGCGGCGACGAACTCCGCTAGATCTTTGACCACGATGTGGGCTCCGACATGACGCAGCGCCTCATCTCCGGCTCCGCGATCGACGCCGACGACGAGGGAGAACTCCCCCGCGACAGCCGACGCCACACCGCTGAGGGCGTCTTCGACGGCCGCGCTGCGGCCGGGTTCGACGCCGAGCATGCGCGCCGCCTCGACGAACACGTCGGGCGCGGGCTTGGATGCGAGGTGGTCGCGCTCGGCGATGACGCCGTCCATCACGACGGCGAAGCGGTCGCGGATGCCGGCCGCGCGCAGGACCTCTTCGGCGTTCTTGGAGCTCGACACGACCGCGACGGTCGTGCCTGCTGCGGCGAGCGCGTCCAGCAGGGCGAGCGAGCCCGGGTACGGCGCGATCCCCTCGGCGCGCAGCACGCGCTCGAACACGACGTTCTTGCGGTTGCCGATGCCGCACACGGTGTCGGCGGTGACGGGGTCCGACGGGTCGCCCCACGGCACCTCGACGTCGCGCGAGCGCAGCAGCGCGGCGACGCCGTCATAGCGTTTCTTGCCGTCGAGGTGGTCGAAGTAGTCGCGCTCCGTGTAGGGCGGACTGATCTCCCACGCGGTGAAGAGCTCGGTGAACATCGACTCCCACGCGTGCATGTGCACTTCCGCGGTGGGCGTCAGCACGCCGTCCAGATCGAACAGCACGGCGTCGTAGTCGGTGAGATCGGGCAGGGATTCCATCGTCACGTGTCCAGCGTAACGAGCCTGCGCTCATGCGCGGGAGACGGCGAGTGTCTGTCGGGCGATCTCCAGCTCCTCGTCGGTCGGCACGACGAGGACGGTCACGGCCGAGGCATCCGTC
This window of the Microbacterium sp. SSM24 genome carries:
- a CDS encoding DNA polymerase III subunit gamma and tau; translated protein: MTTALYRRYRPESFGEMIGQSQVTEPLMTALRGDRVGHAYLFSGPRGCGKTTSARILARCLNCAQGPTDTPCGTCDSCVELGRGGGGSLDVVEIDAASHNGVDDARDLRERAVFAPARDRFKIFILDEAHMVTPQGFNALLKLVEEPPDHVKFIFATTEPEKVIGTIRSRTHHYPFRLVPPAAMLEYVQSLCEQEGVEVEAGVLPLVVRAGGGSPRDTLSLLDQLIAGSEEGRVRYERAVALLGYTHAELLDEVVDAFAARDASAAFTAIDRVVQTGQDPRRFVDDLLERLRDLIVVSATGQGAAAVLRGVSAEDLMRMQRQADAFGTARLSVIADLVIATLDDMTGATSPRLQLELMVARVMARGADAASPAAPVERAAAPVERAAAVVERGPAPAASRPAAPAAAAAPASAAPAAVEVPTPEPVTPPAPEPVSAQREPEPVATEPEPAPVVAASEPSGPVTAQRMRDAWPEVLAKLEDISRTSWLLASNAEVTGLDDDVLTLSFASQADVAKFKQRAAGGGPSEDLRQAIVAVLGIRVKYLAKHDGPAGPPSAPAPSAPPSASARPAPTRASAPAAAAPVTEWAVAPIPTDADAPPLDPGPAGLSLGQFAVDDEPEDAARARVATLAPTREGDVLRAADVEPSIEPVDDDDDDTADAAADAPVPPVVAPPLPPVASMRNDGVQRYGEAVVRQVLGATFVREEPYEPPTRFN
- the recR gene encoding recombination mediator RecR; amino-acid sequence: MYDGIVQDLIDEFGRLPGIGPKSAQRITFHILQTPNFDVSHLAELLADVRDKVRFCEVCGNVSEQDRCSICRDPRRNPSLICVVEDAKDVAAIERTREFRGLYHVLGGAISPIAGIGPDDLRITQLMQRLADGTVQEVILATNPNLEGEATATYLSRLLHTLEIAVTRLASGLPVGGDLEYADEVTLGRAFEGRRSV
- a CDS encoding DMT family transporter, with the protein product MQRFDGRAWVLFAIMALVWGIPYLFIKVAVDSYSPAAVVAGRTLIGAILLLPFALRQKSLRPAFSKIGWVLAFGAIEMAGPFLLLGHAEQTLPSGLTGLLVATVPLFAALIAFTGGDRSVLKPARAIGLVVGFAGVAVIVAGPGLAIEGGGGLLAVGEVLLVAVCYAIAPFIVAHKLTDVPALGTITLSLFAVGIFYLPIGLLTQHEVPTVDSTVALVLLGVVCTAVAFIVFFALIKRVGPVRAPLFTYVNPVVAIVLGTIILGESLTLGLLVGFPLVILGCWLAATGGTLRAREPDLLAPSASDPEREKDAELPPVAPG
- a CDS encoding HAD family hydrolase, translating into MESLPDLTDYDAVLFDLDGVLTPTAEVHMHAWESMFTELFTAWEISPPYTERDYFDHLDGKKRYDGVAALLRSRDVEVPWGDPSDPVTADTVCGIGNRKNVVFERVLRAEGIAPYPGSLALLDALAAAGTTVAVVSSSKNAEEVLRAAGIRDRFAVVMDGVIAERDHLASKPAPDVFVEAARMLGVEPGRSAAVEDALSGVASAVAGEFSLVVGVDRGAGDEALRHVGAHIVVKDLAEFVAAPTETSEEPTA
- a CDS encoding glycoside hydrolase family 65 protein, translating into MIDRDRFPVDPWRLVETEFDLEDVGVTETLFAVGNGYLGMRGNHPEGRHAQEHGTFVNGFHETFPIRHAEQAYGFAEVGQTIINAPDAKVMRVYVDDEPLSLDLADVREYERVLDMRDGVLRRHILWVTPSGKDVRIDFERMVSFEEKHLAVMTVDVTVLNADAPVTINCQMLNRQDGEDVYGGMPASPKRAGFDPRKTEKLHERVLEPQEYWQDGDRSALSYRAAESGMTIAVVADHAIETDNEYDSRYLCEQDIAKNVFRVQAKAGVPTRVTKIVSYHTSRGVPAREIVDRGRRALDRARGLGVPALFAAQRAWLDGFWERSDVRIGGHDDLQQATRWCLFQLAQASARADGQGVPAKGMTGSGYSGHYFWDTEIYVLPFLAYTTPLWARNALRMRYLMLPAARKRAYQLNEHGALFPWRTINGEEASAYYAAGTAQYHINADVSFALAKYVRSTGDVEFLHREGVDIAVETARLWATLGFWRQVDGAGEETFHIHGVTGPDEYTTVVNDNLFTNVMARFNLRFAARTVREMAELDGEDYRKMVDRLGLDPAEPEGWERAAEAMHIPFSSALGIHPQDHVFLEREIWDLENTPADKHPLLLHFHPLVIYRYQVLKQADVVLALFLQGNHFSDEDKLADFEYYDPLTTGDSTLSAVVQSILAAEVGYQDLALEYFRQSIFVDLADLHHNASDGVHVASAGGVWTALVSGFGGMRDHFGELSFDPRLPADWPELGFVLHWHGTRLQITITREELRVAASDGDPVGFSVRGTGYVVGAGEEVVVPLRGQGPVIAGRPTLRQLTDVQREDGSYLSASVPTVTSSIPIIVGVADLEHGADAL